Proteins found in one Vallitalea guaymasensis genomic segment:
- a CDS encoding class I mannose-6-phosphate isomerase: MYKSNYDKRPVVQVKGYEDEIFTGYEEISQEILRKISTDGKSKTVVTIECYPGVNKEEVLTAFIKKLNPELLIDADDYSFDGNTITNMIQRELTDDRVFGVLSCRTMDEFFDETLVDKARQKIERIKTGVVLVYGTGASIIDTGDILVYADLARWEIQLRYRRKEIANWKMDNYDEDLLKKYKRGFFVEWRVADRLKKKLYKDVDYILDTNKSNSPKMITKKAFTAGLEETVNGPFRVVPYFDKGVWGGQWMKEVCDLDKSSENFAWCFDCVPEENSLYLKYGDTIVETPSINVVFFYPHQLLGEKVHSRFGTEFPIRVDMLDTMGGQNLSLQVHPLTEYIQEKFGMHYTQDESYYMLDAKENANVYLGVQKNVDKEALINDLKEAEKGNITFPDEKYVNKFGAKKHDHFLIPAGTIHCSGNDCMVLEISATPYIFTFKLWDWERLGLDGKPRPVHINHGEQVIQWDRDTDWVKNNLINRVEPVDEGNGWRQERTGLHEREFIETRRYWFSEKVSLNTEGGVNVLNLVEGREAIVESPENRFQPFVVHYAETFIVPASVGAYTIKPYGESEGKELGIMKIYVR; this comes from the coding sequence ATGTACAAATCAAATTATGACAAAAGACCAGTAGTCCAGGTTAAGGGATATGAAGACGAAATTTTTACTGGCTACGAAGAAATATCCCAGGAAATATTAAGAAAAATTTCTACTGATGGAAAAAGCAAGACGGTTGTAACTATTGAATGTTATCCTGGTGTGAACAAAGAAGAAGTATTAACAGCTTTTATAAAGAAACTAAATCCAGAGTTATTAATTGATGCTGATGATTATAGTTTTGATGGAAATACAATCACTAATATGATTCAGCGTGAACTAACAGATGATAGGGTTTTCGGAGTTCTAAGCTGTAGAACCATGGACGAGTTTTTTGATGAAACACTAGTTGATAAAGCGAGGCAAAAGATAGAAAGAATCAAAACAGGGGTTGTACTTGTATACGGTACAGGAGCTTCTATAATAGATACAGGAGATATCTTAGTATATGCTGATCTGGCAAGATGGGAAATACAATTACGCTATCGTAGAAAAGAAATAGCCAATTGGAAGATGGATAATTACGACGAGGATTTATTAAAGAAATATAAAAGAGGATTCTTCGTAGAGTGGAGAGTGGCAGATAGATTAAAGAAAAAACTGTATAAGGATGTAGATTATATACTAGATACAAATAAATCCAACTCTCCTAAAATGATAACTAAAAAGGCATTTACAGCAGGTTTGGAAGAAACTGTTAATGGTCCTTTTAGAGTTGTTCCATACTTTGACAAAGGGGTATGGGGTGGACAATGGATGAAAGAAGTTTGCGACTTAGATAAGAGTTCTGAAAACTTTGCATGGTGTTTTGACTGTGTACCAGAAGAGAATAGCCTGTACTTAAAATATGGCGATACAATTGTTGAGACACCTTCAATCAATGTTGTATTTTTCTATCCACATCAATTATTAGGAGAAAAAGTTCATTCAAGATTTGGTACAGAATTTCCTATAAGAGTTGATATGCTTGATACAATGGGAGGACAGAATCTGAGCCTTCAAGTACATCCATTAACTGAATACATACAAGAAAAGTTTGGTATGCACTATACTCAGGATGAGAGTTACTATATGCTTGATGCCAAGGAAAATGCCAATGTATATCTAGGAGTACAGAAAAATGTGGACAAGGAAGCGCTCATTAATGACCTAAAAGAAGCTGAAAAAGGCAATATAACATTCCCTGATGAAAAATATGTAAATAAATTTGGTGCCAAAAAACATGATCATTTCTTAATACCAGCAGGAACAATTCATTGCTCAGGTAATGATTGTATGGTCTTGGAGATTAGTGCTACTCCTTATATATTTACATTCAAATTATGGGACTGGGAAAGATTGGGACTTGATGGAAAACCTCGTCCAGTGCATATTAATCATGGAGAACAAGTAATTCAGTGGGACAGAGATACTGATTGGGTTAAAAACAATCTTATTAACAGAGTTGAGCCAGTTGATGAGGGTAATGGATGGAGACAAGAACGTACAGGACTTCACGAAAGAGAATTCATTGAAACCAGGAGATATTGGTTTAGTGAAAAAGTATCACTTAATACTGAAGGTGGAGTGAATGTATTGAATCTAGTAGAAGGAAGAGAAGCTATAGTAGAAAGTCCTGAAAATAGATTCCAGCCATTCGTTGTACATTATGCTGAAACATTCATAGTTCCTGCTAGTGTTGGTGCTTATACCATAAAACCATATGGAGAAAGTGAAGGTAAGGAATTAGGAATAATGAAAATATATGTAAGATAA
- a CDS encoding ROK family protein, with translation MKIGIDLGGTTMSAGIVDEKNIIIDRNQTDTNSSDSPEKVIQRMANLVNELIEKTDIKNITHIGIGCPGMLDRQNGIVLYSNNIGWENIHLIDAMKKYFHIPVYLENDANCAALGEYIAGAGKKYSSMVMVTLGTGIGGGIIIDDTLYRGKNGNSSILGHLMLVDNGELCTCGRKGCWEAYGSVSALIRMANEKADEYPDSELEKQRKSSGRLDGRNIFDVIHNGDKAANEVLVKYISNVAQGIVDIVNILDPEGIVIGGGISKQGEFILEPIRKIVKENIYCKSMELPKITASGLGNNAGIIGAACLDQFV, from the coding sequence ATGAAAATAGGAATAGATTTGGGTGGAACAACCATGTCAGCAGGCATTGTAGATGAGAAAAACATAATCATTGATAGAAATCAAACCGATACAAATAGCTCAGATTCCCCAGAAAAAGTTATACAGAGAATGGCAAATCTAGTAAATGAACTGATTGAAAAAACTGATATCAAAAATATTACTCATATAGGGATAGGATGTCCAGGAATGTTGGATAGACAGAATGGTATAGTACTATATTCCAATAATATTGGATGGGAAAATATACATCTTATTGATGCTATGAAAAAATACTTTCATATACCAGTATACCTGGAAAATGATGCAAATTGTGCTGCTTTAGGAGAATATATAGCTGGAGCAGGAAAAAAATATTCATCTATGGTAATGGTCACTTTGGGTACTGGAATTGGTGGAGGAATAATTATTGACGATACATTATATCGTGGTAAAAATGGTAACTCAAGTATTTTAGGGCATTTAATGTTGGTTGATAATGGTGAATTATGTACTTGTGGACGAAAAGGGTGCTGGGAAGCATATGGTTCTGTTAGTGCTTTGATTCGTATGGCTAATGAAAAGGCTGACGAATACCCTGATTCTGAATTAGAAAAGCAAAGGAAATCCTCTGGCAGATTAGATGGTAGGAATATATTTGACGTAATACATAATGGTGACAAAGCTGCTAATGAAGTTCTTGTTAAGTATATAAGTAATGTTGCTCAAGGAATCGTTGACATTGTCAACATATTAGATCCAGAAGGAATTGTCATAGGAGGAGGTATCAGTAAGCAAGGAGAATTTATACTAGAACCTATCCGAAAAATCGTTAAGGAGAATATATATTGTAAATCAATGGAATTACCTAAAATCACTGCATCAGGATTGGGAAATAATGCAGGAATTATTGGAGCGGCTTGTTTAGACCAATTTGTATAG
- a CDS encoding ROK family protein, whose amino-acid sequence MAGLNHKDMNSNNKYVLLKDIITKGPISRIELSKTTGLSKMTVTAIVNEYIKKNIIWECSEAKSTGGRKRTNLDVSNDSLLTMGIYIGRDFLQVGIINLKGQILQTENISLKEIKSNEMLIDSIFMLSDKLIQSRYKDNIWGIGVSCAGPLLVSDGIILNPPDFNNVHELNIVEILKDRYNLPVYLQNDMCVAALAEVYFGENREIDNFIYIGISSGIGGGVIINKKLFTGSSGLAGIIGHSIVEMNGIPCECGQRGCLEKYSSTRAVTKWVKEQGGGDLSWIELLNKAAKEDKICLKAIERMADYLGVAICNMQSAYDTDCFIIGGDLNSYQDMVIDRLKDKMQESSFFNERKNKVQLKPSTFMASASFIGTVALVMENNLTNY is encoded by the coding sequence ATGGCTGGTTTAAATCATAAAGATATGAATAGTAATAATAAATACGTCCTCTTGAAAGACATAATAACAAAAGGTCCTATTTCAAGAATAGAACTTAGTAAGACAACTGGATTAAGTAAAATGACAGTTACTGCAATTGTAAATGAATATATTAAAAAAAATATAATATGGGAATGTAGTGAAGCAAAATCTACTGGAGGTAGAAAACGAACTAATCTAGATGTCTCCAATGATTCATTGTTGACAATGGGTATCTACATAGGTCGTGATTTTTTACAAGTTGGTATTATTAATCTAAAAGGGCAGATATTACAGACAGAAAATATATCTCTGAAAGAAATTAAGAGTAATGAAATGTTGATAGATAGTATTTTCATGTTAAGTGATAAGCTCATTCAAAGTCGATACAAAGATAACATATGGGGAATTGGTGTATCCTGTGCAGGACCTTTATTGGTAAGTGATGGTATTATCCTGAATCCTCCTGATTTCAATAATGTTCATGAATTGAATATAGTTGAAATTCTAAAGGATAGATACAATCTTCCAGTATATCTGCAGAATGATATGTGCGTAGCTGCACTAGCTGAAGTATATTTTGGTGAAAATCGTGAAATTGATAACTTTATCTATATTGGAATCTCTTCTGGTATAGGGGGAGGTGTAATAATTAATAAAAAATTATTTACCGGTTCCTCTGGATTAGCAGGTATCATTGGACACAGTATTGTAGAAATGAATGGAATTCCTTGTGAATGTGGACAAAGAGGTTGTCTTGAAAAATATAGTAGTACTAGGGCTGTGACTAAATGGGTCAAAGAACAAGGAGGTGGAGACTTATCTTGGATTGAGTTATTAAATAAAGCCGCTAAAGAGGATAAGATTTGTTTGAAAGCTATAGAGAGAATGGCTGATTATCTAGGAGTCGCAATCTGTAATATGCAAAGTGCCTATGATACAGACTGCTTTATTATTGGTGGTGACTTGAATTCATATCAAGACATGGTTATAGACAGATTAAAGGATAAAATGCAGGAATCATCCTTTTTTAATGAGAGAAAGAATAAGGTACAATTAAAACCTTCAACTTTCATGGCAAGTGCTTCTTTTATTGGTACAGTAGCTTTGGTTATGGAAAATAATCTAACCAATTATTAA